The following coding sequences are from one Nicotiana tabacum cultivar K326 chromosome 1, ASM71507v2, whole genome shotgun sequence window:
- the LOC107812057 gene encoding uncharacterized protein LOC107812057, translating to MKKEEGVDVPKTRADCTAEDLKKWEKNAKAKKWLVCGLGPDEYSRIQSCTTANEIWDTLQVAHEGTLQEGETIHDMYTRFTTLTNELKSLGRIILEEGKVEKILTRVLPVSWESKITAI from the exons atgaaaaaagaggaaggagtggatgtgccaaagacaagggCTGACTGTACTGCTGAAGACCTAAAGAAGTGGGAGAAAaatgctaaggccaagaaatggcttgtgtgtggactaggtccagatgaGTATAGTAGGATCCAAAGTTGTACTACTGCTAATGAGAtatgggacactttgcaagtggctcatgaaggaacacttCAA gaaggagaaactatccaCGATATGTACACTAGATTCactacactgacaaatgaacttaagtcgcTTGGAAGAATTATTCTTGAAGAAGGAAAGGTTGAGAAAATcctgacaagggttctgccagtctcatgggaaagcaaaatcactgccattTAG